CGACAGAACAGCGCGCTTAGACAGAATTAAGATAAACACAATGTttcaaatcagaattcagattcagaatcatacttcagtttcagaattcagatctgacatatttttttccacccaACTTTGCCGAGGTTATTTTCATAACTATATGGGCAGGGGTTGTTTCTAATATCCATCCAAGGTTTATGTGTACTGGACAAAGCTTGCTGatggtagaaaatttgaaattttcgccGTTTCGAATAAGTTTCTTTTTCTGTTCGAAGAACGCAGCACGATGATCTTCGATGTAATAATGAGCCTACCTTCAGGAGTTAAAAATGAGTCACGAATGTATTATCAATAATACGCTGTGTGTGAATTATGGAATTCATCATTgaacttttatttatgaaatcaaTTCTACCGCTGTGCATATTACTGTTTGGACTAAGGATTCGAAACTTATGGATCGCGATCCATTATCGATCGatatcgattttgaaaaaaatacataggaTTTAGGAATCTTGTAAAGTCAGAGTTCTGTTCAGACTTGACATTTTGagttaacataaaaattcaaagaaaagatTCCGTTTCAGATGAATGAAGgtaaattgtaaatatgaattctgaatattattttttaattaaaaaaatataattcttaATTCACATTCTGGATTCacattctgaattcaaatcgaAGTCCATATGAAAGtaaaaattcagattagatAGGACAGATTTGATTCGGTTTGGCTAGACTTAGTTTaggttttttatttctgtttggtatttaaataagaatttaaaaataagattaagaattcagattcagattggaAAGTTATATTAAGCCTCTAAAACTCAACCCCACCTGTAGATGCTTctgaaaaatttgcataaaaaattgggccgaaaaaaaacaacaccagaTTGACATATGtctaaaaagttttcttttacaaaaatttttatatcCAGTTATTTACATAacaattacaacaaaaattatataaaaaatttagctatgaagcaaaaatatgttttaaaaattaaggaaaaaaatggtttgattataTAAATACTACAActggaaaaactgaaaattatgtTCTTCAGGCCCCATGGTTCagcaagttttgataaaaattgttcaaaatttgtccTTACTGATACAATTTTTCGATGACAACAGTTgttgttattcatgaaaaaaaaaatttaaatggaatTCCGATTCAGGACTTTTAATGAACTTATAACTGCATGATTTTATTCCAATCTAAATACTTGAGTAAAATTTATAATCAGATTTATAATCTAAATCTTTGAATCTGAAGTTCTCAATTCACATTTATAAAATTCCAATTTCACAATCAAGctattaagattcagaatttgaTTCCATAAtcagaatttcagattttttcatgaatttaacagcaagctgtcactTATTCCTAAAAGGATTTTAAATCACGGGGTCAAAATTTAGTATCAGAAATCAATCATTATTAGATTCGGAATCCTgattaaaatcaaacataatAACCTACTGTCAATGGGAATTCTTCTGAAATTCAAATGCAGCAAGCATTTTCATGtgagttaaatttctttaaaaagcatcttttttcagtaaaataaaACTTCATATGACAAATTTTGACTAAATAAACTTCACAAAACATCGATCGGTTTGTCGCACTGAAACGTGCTGAAACTACACCACATCCTTATGTTCGAAAAACGTATCATGTGGACAAAAAACATGACAGTAACATTTTCGACGCAATGAAGCTCAACTTGTCCTAATTGACTAGAAAACGCTTCATGTAAACAACGTACGTGAAAACCAATTTTTCTGCATTTGATTTCTTACgaaagaaaataagaataaaccTATCTTACAAATAACACTGAACACACCTATCAACAGGGAACTCATCCTCCACCCACTTCTGTGAACGTACCCCTcacgaaaacttatcaaaacaaaaccGAGAGACGTCATAGTGAACAAAAATTCAAGTGCGATCTGATGGTTGTTTGCTGCGACGGAGTTTCCTGCGACGGAGTTTCCTTGCGACGGACACCCCCGGATCTGGCCGTTTAATCACCGGAACGATGGACCAGGCTGATGTGGCGGTTTTTTTTCCCAGGAAAGTAGAAAGTATGTATTAgtaataatgttttttattgATGGAATTTTCCGGGGGGGTTTCGGGGTGATTTTCTTCTCGTTTTAGTTTCATCGATGGATAACCATACTCAATCGGagcaataataaaaacaaagagGATCGGAAATATGTATTTTGGTAGACGAcctattttgaagattttacatGCTTGTACCCCTACGGTCCATGGTTGTGAGGTCCAATAAATccagaaaagaaattttgtttaactGGACAGGAACAAAAATGATTTCCAATCTGAGAACCGTGAGTATTATGAACTTACTGTATATGCAGTAGGTAATTACATTATTTACAGTGGGTGGTTATTCTCACCCGTTTTCAAATCCCCTTTTCGttgaatttgaacatttttgttgcCTCTACAATTCGACTTATCTGTTGTAGGGGCATTGATGAAAATGATtcccaatttataaatttctattAGCTTCAATTCGGTTAATTTTCATTATCATATTATTTCCGTCCCTCGACGGAGATGACATAACTATAATTACCAAGAGTTGCcctttaattttatgaaaatttattttttctttttggaatctattaaaagatattttggatCACAAAATTCGAATTCGAATTTCATGTTCACCATTTACCATTCATTCAGCTTTCTTAGTTCTTAACCAATTGCTTAAGCCATGatcgaattcaaaataaactgatttatttagttcaatattttttagctTAGTTTAGTTCAAtattaaagcttaaattttCAGATGATAAGGATCGAGCACTGCATTTAAACATTAACTTATGACAGACTCAGAATCAAGATTCGATATTCCGAATCagattaaaatacaaaatttagaatcaagtataagattgaaattcttaattcacaTTAaaggaattcagaattcataatcATTGAactcagattcataattcaaattcaggactagaatttaaattcgaattcatattcagaatttctgatttttttttattcaacggcATGCCATCATTGATTTCTAAtagtattaaaatttcaaagtcacaATCCAGTATCAGAATTCAATTATTGAATTCAAAGAACGTCAATacaaattcagattctgaataacCTTTTTATTTGCGAAATTCTGGTTCAAATTCAGACTTAAGATATTACATCCAGATCCACTTTAGTTAATTCATtcattaagaatttgaaattttgttgtcAATACATAATGGCATTACAATTTAGgttgtaaatttttcttcaaacattagATTTAGATTCCGATTTAGAAGTCATATTTAAAACTCTGATTCCGTTTTATAAATCTTATTTAGAATAGTGATCAGGTTCAGAGTTtaaattcagatccagaattaatattgtaaattttaactcagaattcgaattctaaatttaaattcgaattaaaatctcagattcagattaaaaaatcggaataaaatgtttaaaaaaaagttcaggcTCAGAGTGCAGATTTGTACTCTGAACTCATAAGAAAAACTTCGATGGAAAAGTTTCAttcttatttcagatttcaaattcaaatgctTATGGAAATTAAAATCAGTTTAGAAGTCAGGTTCATAATTCTTATTAAGAACTATAAATTGAACTCAGAATAGATATCAGGTTCCATGTTttgaactcagaattcagattcaaattgcaatctcagattcagatccaTCAATCGGATTGAGAAAAGAATCAGAAAGTGtaaattcagactcagaactcagatcgatttaaaagttttgttcataattttgtttcaaaattaaaatgcagAATGCAGATTTAGTACTGAAATTCTCATTTAGAAATTGAGTTTACAATTGACATCAGTTTAAGATTCGGATTCTGAactaatattgaaaaattaaattcaaaattttcactcaAGACTTGAATTCTAAATgcagattctgattcagaactcagattacGAATTCAGGTTTATATTTCAGTTTTAGATTCAGTCGTCGATAAAAAGGGGTTGCACAGGAAACTGCTTCGACTTTGGAGTTGTTTTTTTAatccgtattttttttccttttctgttAGTTGAGCATAATTCATGATAGAGCTTCAACCATAATCATGTTAACACAAGTTTgcataaaatatccaaaaaaggtagtcatttgctcagcagcagtagccagcaatcgctaaatttaTTACGgaggcgatcgaaaatttgacaaaaagttcaacaAACAGCAGAGAATTGATCCCACGTCAACTAGCATGAGAATCTAGGAGGCTAACCCCTAGACTACTAGTGTGCGTCGAtaaatgtggctctcaaacttgaacagtttgaaatattttgatagtagaTGAATTCCttgaatatcagttcgcttatcctccaaaaaacgttctggccatcttttttttatattgagtttagtaatttttgtttcgatttactttaatcataatctttttttatagaataatCATATATTATTCAGAAATAAGGTATCCATCATTGTGTAGTATGTTTCCTTACATAatttacactctgtaagaaagcctccaatccactgttaagtgtattaaatcgggttttttttttctataaacaggttaagtttatcaaaatcgttctaTGCAGTGCCGggctttcaaatatttaaaatataaaaccaaaaaCGTTGAAAcccgatttgaaatttcctattttgttttaaagcataaaatttttcatcagaGTCAGCATTTAAACACATGCTAGAAGgtttgtatgaaatttctctATCAATTGTTTCAAGATAATTGATGaaactctgttgtttttatttttaatgctgttgaagcattttctttttccagacaaagcagtaacaattttttttttaaatttgcaacagtattatagcaacaaagagcgtatgtatcagatccaaacaactatatttattgctgagttttgactggtttttcaataaatttttatttctattagtttgttttaattttagagAGGCAAACTTAATGCAATCACGACCTAGGTTGCGGGGAAAACATCCGTGTTTTCGACAACAATAATCTGTAATTCAATAAGTCAATCAAATACTTTTTAATAgtgttttgtattttgtttaatcaaatcaagtaatttttttaacgaaaaatctttTCGTATATCgaatttcgaatcattttcatgaaagactataaatatgtttaaaaaaactattaaatctGTTCTTCAATCTGAAAACTGTATTACAGAGTATCTATAGgacaaaaatgagaataaaaaatgagaatgttttcaatacctttcagtaactcaaataaagagcgtaaaattttctttctccatgaaaattgctctttgggctccctagaaacagtaggcgtgtttggttttgctagtttgaatttagtcaaagcaaagatggAGAGGGAAAAGCACGTgctccgcgaacgcattgtacggttctacgaaacgcatttccagcaaggaaaaaagttcacggtggcacattttaaggaagaaaatgtacctgtcagtacggtttatcgtatcctgggttccctgaacgtagagcggatggtcggaagtggtcgtccggtgacgataatgacgaaCCAGAGGAAACcatcgttaaagaagctgtttgacaacaaggacgcaaccagcctgcgtgacaccggtcggaaatatggctgctcccacgtattaatccatcgtaccctcaagatggaaggaatcgtctgcaggaagaagacgaggtcgccggagtacacggaggagcagattgagacggttcaatcacagtgtcggtggatgaccaaaaaataccgcgggacgtcattcgttctggctggctggcgtaccttgaggagaaaaagataccgttcgtgccgaaagatcgtaacccaacaaacttgccccagtgccgcccaatagaggatttctttggctcactcagtgcccttgtgtataaaaacaattggagggccaaggacacgaagcaactgactacaagaatccggaattgtatccggaaaatggacgtaagtgccgtacaacgttcttgtgagagcatcgcgacaaagttgcgtcgaacatcagaccacggcccttactcaaacattcactgacatttttttgaagaaaatacattatgttattaataaaaaatgctgaaatcgatgaaaaaaaaaacaattttgtcatatgtaattgaaaaaattctcattttttatttaacacccgttattTAATACATTCAATATATTAACCATGCTCCTAATTCATCATAAAGAATTTGGCGTTTGTCGGAAGTTGtataaatcaaacaaacaataaaccgtgtgcagaaaaaaaatgtcttaacaacaaatttacatcTGACATTGAACTTGACAGTGAATTCAGTGCTCTAGAATGTCGAAGTCGTAGAAATCCGCCGGGCATCTGGTAGTATTTGGGACAACCGAGATAACGACTTTACAACGACACTTTATTACATGGACAAAACCGTACTCCGGTACCGGCCCAAGAAGGTAACCTTTGGGCATCCTGCATAGTATTTGCCGTGAAAGGTCTATCATGTTCAACGCTCTCACATTGAACTTCGGGATGGTATTCTTAATTGATATCAATATTGggatttgaatttcattaaattcCATCCGATTTCTTCTAAGAAACTTTATACCGATGGTGTACATTTCCTTCGCATTCATTAGATCGTTAAAAAAAGTACACGTCATTGTAAGGGTTAATTAAACGGATCATACTGCCAGCCCGTATAATGAGGTGATATAAATATCATATTAGTTATGACTTACATTTTCAGTGCGCAGCATACGCTTAAGATGCTATTGATCAGAGCAGCTCTAGCTGCGTTTTCGTTCCGTGCAGTTTCGTGTGACTTTTTCGTGGATGAAGAAGACGGTCGTCTGAGAAGTGTAAGTGCTTGTTTTGTTCGCAGTTGATAAAAGAggaaaaatctcataaaataaatatttcctcaGCCCGAGATTACTTCCAAATATGGCTATCGGACCGAGACTCACAAGGTGGAAACCTACGATGGATTCAAGGTTGAGATGCATCGCATATCGGCTTCACCAACTGCGGGACCTTTCGATCCGGAGAAACCACCGGTTTTCCTAATGCACGGACTAATGGGATCTTCGGGAGATTGGATTATGATAGGGCCCAAAAATGCGTTGCCCTACCTTCTGGCGGATCGTGGTTACGACGTTTGGATGGGAAATGGCCGAGGAAATCGGTACAGTAACGAACATAGTTATTTAACCGATAACATGCGCGAATATTGGGAATTTTCCTGGCATGAAGTCGGGATCTATGACATGCCGGTGATGATCGATTTTGTGCTGGATATGCGAAAAGTCAAACAGCTTCACTATGTCGGTCATTCGCAAGGGATAACTGTGTTTCTGGTGTTGACATCTTTGATGCCTCAGTACAACGAAAAGTTTATTAAAGTTCATGCACTTGCCCCAGCAGCTTATCTGTATCACTTGAAGAATCCTGTTCTAAGGTACCTTGCAACCCACTTGAGTGCGGTAGAGGTGAGTActaagattcaaagttttgaaataagaa
This sequence is a window from Uranotaenia lowii strain MFRU-FL chromosome 3, ASM2978415v1, whole genome shotgun sequence. Protein-coding genes within it:
- the LOC129758000 gene encoding lipase 3-like, yielding MLLIRAALAAFSFRAVSCDFFVDEEDGRLRSPEITSKYGYRTETHKVETYDGFKVEMHRISASPTAGPFDPEKPPVFLMHGLMGSSGDWIMIGPKNALPYLLADRGYDVWMGNGRGNRYSNEHSYLTDNMREYWEFSWHEVGIYDMPVMIDFVLDMRKVKQLHYVGHSQGITVFLVLTSLMPQYNEKFIKVHALAPAAYLYHLKNPVLRYLATHLSAVENTVNFLGWNQYAPNPPWVLNVAHMFCPHSVRNCVNLMFLLSAGEFQHLLPKIVPVLLGHIPAGASAKQIYHFGQGVISGRFRQYDYGLDNNTEIYHNPDPPEYNLTNVRAPVLIYYGQDDHLSTPTDVGRLAQELPNVVSLNQVADASFGHMDFLLAPDVKAVLYDHIIASIAEN